One genomic segment of Oncorhynchus kisutch isolate 150728-3 linkage group LG15, Okis_V2, whole genome shotgun sequence includes these proteins:
- the LOC116353569 gene encoding uncharacterized protein LOC116353569 produces MSSPSSSSTADSAATMAGRRSCVNSLWSGTERVRIGERLKATLAGILELDLLRGQHLDMINAELDLKDTSSTDTTVTVITDKQEENLESAASDGSATSRRQQVPSSPSETVLPYHTSTLDKDSGGNSGGDGPVRSRVDGDGGDNSRCSTLSWDAPSDLLLPPDLDGAVQLDYYSRPSSGFYSVSGSSLSDSCYSVSSEASLAQGGPVKGGLVRAGPGPPSGGAFRLWEQRALSADHRDTQWPEATQQPRTQSIEETTEITDRRPVSTVDLEMNSLFFLSDLCASLGDPHAGSLLPLPDLRPQLDPRFCSDLVSRRTKEVYPYPSPLHAVALQSPLFTYSQDPSPSPRLSQSPDSSTQAEESQSTPLFRPPHPPQPSTFTQLEQYITRLARQYRSRIAPPDTTLTAIPRQGSHRVPRTPGHGSTQSLSAFENCSTPSNLTGGSVTPCKSFLGNSARVSLSSISKKASRNSINLGHLPSATGEDLKINLHLNLSLNLSPNLNKNLGLDSNSKEGISTSGVLRSDHATPTASPSPSTSSLSSAATPTPALRVRPRISTCPSNLNHRSSLEVTGSGAGSGLGFSRSVDWSRLESSPGKVTMSQPSVNVPDASPSMLSEDSVMVGEISRLSGLPRAVVVGLMEQGVELDVDCFQSDTERKGQGSEFKGQSSSPSSRQTARNDHQSHHHDYSSVRHLHASNETDLDPQRPIHLSLSVTNSSSSHSSSPNHPYQSTSTHPPTHHHVTHHHTHTFHCQQTPSPSDPSSSTASSPSSRDHPRVHSPPRPLQPSPLATTPFSVFRRDDPFQCSLPRISDSSSPQGGGIRPRGGSLRQCAGGGGGRWRVDGEGEGWKRVDGEGLYQGKHVSRELVRASTVSSFHRKQRCYSSNWGEEGSHDTAQTPKKGADKLWRDFEGHSWGKEAEEENKERWKREGIRRKKENYQKEKQQANKETERRQKESSASKRKGKGGGGGWDKRSSSLRLSRQALFHSESQGEVLDPRALKEEHLRGAQWTSSLDIGRGMELSVEGVRPLVFGARAEEEKRLSSTASLFHLSSSQSLEDSCPSLSPPLSSPSFSPSPPSRAPLTRSRSLRDLSRRVFSSVRSLSLKHKTSRK; encoded by the exons GTTCCCTCTTCTCCTTCAGAAACAGTGTTACCATACCACACCAGCACGTTGGACAAGGACAGTGGGGGGAACTCTGGAGGAGATGGGCCGGTTCGTTCCAGAGTTGATGGGGATGGTGGGGATAACTCACGCTGCTCCACCCTCTCTTGGGATGCTCCATCTGACCTGCTCTTACCCCCAGACCTTGATGGTGCAGTCCAGCTGGACTATTACTCCAGGCCCAGCTCAG GTTTTTATTCAGTCAGTGGCAGCTCCCTATCAGACTCCTGCTACTCTGTGTCCAGTGAGGCATCCCTGGCCCAGGGGGGTCCAGTAAAAGGTGGGCTAGTCCGGGCTGGACCAGGACCACCCTCAGGGGGAGCCTTCAGGCTGTGGGAGCAGCGGGCTCTCTCTGCAGACCACAGAGACACCCAGTGGCCGGAGGCCACGCAGCAGCCAAGAACTCAGAGCATTGAGGAGACCACAGAGATCACTGATAGGAGACCAGTGTCTACGG TTGACCTGGAAATGAACAGCCTTTTCTTCCTGTCTGACCTGTGCGCCAGCCTGGGCGACCCCCATGCCGGCTCCCTCCTCCCGCTCCCTGACCTCCGACCCCAACTCGACCCCAGGTTCTGTTCTGACCTGGTGTCCCGGAGGACCAAGGAGGTGTACCCGTACCCCAGTCCCCTCCATGCCGTGGCCCTCCAGAGCCCCCTCTTCACCTACAGTCAggacccctctccctcccctcgccTCTCGCAGAGTCCGGACTCCTCTACCCAGGCTGAAGAATCTCAGTCCACTCCCCTCTTCCGGCCCCCCCATCCTCCTCAGCCCTCCACCTTCACCCAGTTGGAGCAGTACATCACCAGGCTGGCTCGCCAGTACCGAAGCCGGATTGCCCCCCCTGACACCACCCTTACCGCCATCCCCAGGCAAGGCTCCCACAGGGTCCCCAGAACCCCTGGCCACGGCTCCACTCAGTCGCTGTCGGCCTTTGAGAACTGCAGTAccccctccaacctgacaggggGCAGTGTGACGCCCTGCAAGTCTTTTCTGGGAAACTCTGCACGGGTCAGCCTCAGCAGTATCAGTAAGAAGGCCAGTAGGAACTCCATAAACCTGGGCCACCTGCCCTCAGCGACAGGAGAAGATCTCAAAATCAACCTCCATCTCAACCTCAGTCTCAACCTCAGCCCCAATCTGAACAAAAACCTGGGTTTAGACTCAAACTCCAAGGAAGGTATTAGCACTAGTGGTGTATTAAGGAGTGACCATGCTACCcccactgcctccccctctccttccacctcctccctctccagcgCCGCCACTCCCACCCCTGCCCTGAGGGTGAGGCCACGCATCTCAACCTGTCCCTCCAACCTCAATCACCGGAGCTCTCTGGAGGTCACCGGGTCAGGGGCTGGGTCAGGTCTAGGATTCTCCCGCTCAGTGGACTGGAGTAGATTGGAATCTTCACCAGGGAAAGTGACAATGAGTCAACCCAGCGTCAATGTCCCGGACGCCAGCCCGAGTATGCTCAGCGAGGACTCAGTGATGGTGGGGGAGATCTCCCGTCTCTCTGGCCTGCCCCGGGCTGTGGTGGTGGGGCTGATGGAGCAGGGTGTGGAGCTGGATGTTGACTGCTTCCAGAGCGACACCGAGAgaaaaggtcaggggtcagagtttAAAGGCCAaagctcctccccttcctcccgcCAGACAGCCCGGAATGACCACCAGTCTCATCATCATGATTATTCCAGTGTCCGCCACCTCCACGCCAGTAACGAGACTGACCTCGACCCCCAGAGGCCGATCCATCTGTCCCTCAGTGTCACCAACTCCTCCAGTTCCCATTCCAGTAGCCCCAATCATCCTTACCAGTCCACCTCAACCCATCCACCTACCCATCATCATGtcacccaccaccacacacatacCTTCCACTGCCAACAAACCCCTTCCCCATccgacccctcctcctctactgccTCCTCCCCCTCGTCTCGTGACCACCCCAGGGTACACTCCCCACCCCGCCCTCTCCAGCCCTCCCCCCTCGCCACTACTCCATTCTCTGTGTTCCGGCGGGATGACCCATTCCAGTGCTCCCTGCCTCGCATCAGTGACAGCAGCTCACCACAAGGGGGCGGCATCCGGCCCAGAGGGGGGTCGCTACGGCAGTGTGCagggggtggagggggtagaTGGAGGGtagatggggagggagaaggatggaagaGGGTGGATGGGGAGGGGCTCTACCAGGGGAAGCATGTGTCCAGGGAGTTGGTGAGGGCATCGACGGTGAGCAGCTTCCACAGGAAACAGAGGTGCTACAGCAGCAACTGGGGAGAGGAAGGCAGTCACGACACGGCCCAGACACCAAAGAAGGGGGCAGACAAACTCTGGAGGGACTTCGAAGGGCATTCATGGGGGAAAGAAGCTGAGGAGGAGAAcaaggagaggtggaagagagaggggatcaGGAGAAAGAAGGAAAATTACCAAAAGGAGAAGCAGCAGGccaacaaagagacagagaggcgaCAGAAAGAGAGCAGTGCCTCAAAACGCAAAGggaagggtggtggtggtggctgggACAAGCGTAGCTCCAGCCTGAGGCTGTCCAGACAGGCTCTGTTCCACAGTGAGTCCCAGGGGGAAGTGCTGGATCCTCGAGCCCTAAAAGAGGAGCATCTGAGGGGGGCACAGTGGACCTCCTCCCTGGACATCGGCAGAGGCATGGAGCTCAGTGTAGAGGGGGTTCGTCCGTTGGTGTTTGGAGCAAGAGCAGAAGAAGAAAAGCGCTTGTCCTCTACTGCCAGCCTCTTCCACCTCTCTAGCTCTCAGAGCCTAGAGGATagctgtccctccctctctcctcctctctcctccccatcgttctctccatcccctccaagTAGGGCACCCCTCACACGCTCACGCTCGCTGAGGGACCTGAGTAGAAGGGTGTTTAGCTCAGTGAGGTCTCTCAGTTTGAAACACAAGACGTCAAGGAAGTGA
- the LOC109879819 gene encoding tetratricopeptide repeat protein 9C: MASPEPPGGEIMELGAAVASCSGSSSTSPGPSGAKVDSQLQDAIHLKMEGNKFYKEKNLRSAIGRYHRSLLVLRSLDSDVTAAVKGFGPEAPVLTAGQEELLRNTQVDCYNNLSACLLQRECVDYRRVQEYSLRVLQWRPGDIKALYRAGVASLQLGNAQSAKQYLTQASKGQPNDTNVRRHLQQAEDRLSTEYQKEKALYRGMFSSSHRAGEGASGGVTQK; this comes from the exons ATGGCGAGTCCAGAGCCACCAGGTGGTGAGATTATGGAGCTGGGGGCTGCAGTGGCAAGCTGTTCAGGCTCTTCTTCTACCAGTCCTGGCCCCTCAGGTGCCAAAGTAGACTCCCAGCTCCAAGATGCTATCCACCTAAAAATGGAGGGGAACAAATTCTACAAAGAGAAAAACCTTCGGTCTGCCATTGGACGTTACCACCGTTCGTTGCTCGTTCTGCGTAGTTTAGACTCTGATGTCACTGCGGCAGTGAAGGGGTTTGGTCCTGAGGCTCCTGTGCTCACCGCAGGACAAGAAGAACTACTTAGGAACACACAGGTGGACTGCTACAACAATTTATCAG CCTGTCTGTTGCAGAGAGAATGTGTAGACTACAGGCGTGTCCAGGAGTACAGCTTGCGGGTGTTGCAGTGGCGTCCGGGTGACATCAAGGCCCTGTACAGAGCAGGAGTGGCCTCTCTGCAGCTGGGAAACGCACAGAGTGCCAAGCAATACCTCACTCAGGCCAGCAAAGGACAACCCAATG ACACTAATGTGAGGAGGCACCTGCAGCAAGCGGAGGATAGGCTGAGCACAGAGTACCAGAAGGAGAAGGCTCTGTACCGAGGCATGTTCTCCTCCAGTCATAGAGCAGGGGAGGGGGCCAGCGGAGGAGTCACCCAGAAATAA
- the zgc:153018 gene encoding transmembrane protein 179, giving the protein MELDRRLLVAHCAAHTLSVLAGLMVVVPLALNGSAFKGRCALFTTGSWRTDNRTDISVEQGEISHLVVQQWGPPSACQFATFVGVFTVLYGAAQGWRSIFYLHGRLDDTLFSAFLTLILSLCVLFLSGGASVTLSLGLASWCNTVTDDNTRPYSCAESQSVPMYLDVETSSFYTELTLAEVALWSVTALWLTHSILSFMRLYHSHSEHISGPCLPREKEHLLGHSSSSGSSGSDRGSSSPTQPLSTAPSIIFV; this is encoded by the exons ATGGAGCTTGATCGGCGACTGTTGGTGGCTCACTGCGCAGCCCACACCCTGTCAGTACTGGCCGGGTTGATGGTGGTTGTCCCGCTGGCGCTAAACGGCTCAGCTTTCAAAGGACGTTGTGCGCTTTTCACCACTGGTTCTTGGAGAACGGACAATCGAACCGACATTTCTGTGGAACAGGGTGAGATTTCACACTTGGTGGTACAGCAATGGGGTCCACCGTCTGCATGCCAGTTCGCAACTTTTGTCGGTGTTTTCACGGTGCTGTATGGTGCTGCGCAGGGCTGGCGAAGCATCTTCTATCTCCACGGACGGCTTGACGA CACCTTGTTCTCTGCCTTCCTGACACTGATCCTGAGCCTGTGTGTGTTGTTCCTATCTGGAGGGGCTAGTGTCACCCTCTCCCTGGGGCTGGCCTCCTGGTGCAACACTGTCACAGACGACAACACCAGACCCTACAG CTGTGCAGAATCCCAGTCCGTCCCCATGTACCTGGATGTAGAGACGTCCTCCTTCTACACTGAGCTCACTCTGGCAGAG gttgctttgtggagtgtgacAGCATTGTGGCTGACCCACTCCATCCTGTCTTTCATGCGTCTCTACCACTCCCACAGCGAGCACATCAGCGGGCCCTGCCTGCCCAGGGAGAAGGAGCATCTCCTCGGTCACTCTTCCTCCTCAGGCTCATCAGGATCAGACCGGGGCTCATCCTCACCCACACAACCCCTATCAACAGCACCCAGCATCATCTTTGTCTAA
- the si:ch211-107m4.1 gene encoding heterogeneous nuclear ribonucleoprotein U-like protein 2 isoform X2, protein MKLSEVKKLKVAKLRVMLKERALDIKGLKAELVGRLMSAFEAELQAPESSDLGQDKEVPGLGEESKPQDDDSPRASTVLAMEREVPLPGEEAKATGHDGDVACTASSEMMVRPRADCSPIGADTEAPAISAAKLDNTSTSQLEDVCVISTFTMSPCAKTTADKEGLMEQTSLNQQVEQQQHVTSMLVVGQSKEDHAGSAVQNRVEEEDSVSMVAQRGSSTASSLSLGSVASDQTNQDTVFHMDKDEENKAGGGGEKRGVKRPAQGERTRGRAYYEFKEEIQYNRAKSPPPQPESNGVDAEEDGGRVRLDSYGGDLHFEVGRDGCSGQPRFWERCPLLWSGCRLTHGTHQGRVGFEAMFEKKLVSPSLDSEDPEHHGLRLGWSVERWNSNLMLGDEDLSYGYDARGRKVTAGKEEEFGEPFSEGDVIGCYASFSKEEGVELSFHKNGRLMGMAFHLSSAALCGSVLYPHVLCKNTSITLNLDPTSPPWYPSPAGYTPLSSLPAGQRLSAPTPPTSKLQCEVLMMVGLPGAGKTHWARAHMKQYPEKRYTLLGTAGLLPCMKGQGRRESRLQQASQCLSELIKVAAQTPRNYILDQPNVHPSAQRQRLLWFAGFRRRAVVVFPSKEEWKRRLQEQQEEEGDKIPETDLHKVKVSCTLPEQGDLLEKVLFVELAREEAQALLEGYKKESKSLLPPVPSAPKQRKKPRVRYNNPHSLGLQSYHLNKTRFGRMATQDYNPTKPLIKGRMDRGYNPVAAGDLRGWDRTWFNQEQPYPYGHQQYWTPQQLRYWNQSYQDQDYYSNENQVYQDQDYYGNRNYTYDSYRYQGYC, encoded by the exons ATGAAACTGTCAGAAGTCAAAAAACTAAAAGTGGCCAAACTACGAGTCATGCTCAAAGAGCGAGCACTGGACATCAAAGGACTGAAGGCAGAACTCGTTGGGCGTTTGATGTCCGCTTTCGAAGCTGAATTGCAAGCTCCAGAATCAAGCGATCTTGGACAAGACAAGGAAGTCCCTGGTCTTGGAGAAGAGTCGAAGCCACAAGATGACGATTCACCCAGAGCATCCACAGTGTTAGCGATGGAGAGAGAAGTCCCTCTACCGGGCGAGGAGGCGAAAGCCACTGGACACGATGGAGACGTTGCATGCACCGCAAGTTCAGAGATGATGGTGAGACCTAGAGCTGATTGTTCTCCTATCGGTGCAGACACCGAGGCACCTGCAATTTCAGCAGCCAAACTTGATAACACGTCAACAAGTCAGTTGGAAGACGTGTGTGTAATCAGCACTTTTACCATGAGCCCGTGTGCAAAAACCACGGCAGACAAAGAAGGGTTGATGGAGCAGACCTCGTTAAATCAACAAGTAGAGCAACAGCAACATGTCACAAGTATGTTGGTTGTTGGGCAGTCTAAAGAAGATCATGCAGGATCAGCTGTGCAGAACAGAGTTGAGGAGGAGGACAGTGTTTCCATGGTGGCCCAGAGAGGGAGCAGCACTGCATCCAGCCTCAGCCTGGGATCTGTGGCCAGTGACCAGACCAACCAGGACACCG TGTTTCACATGGACAAAGACGAGGAAAATAAGgctggaggtggaggggagaagcGTGGGGTAAAGAGGCCTGCTCAGGGTGAGAGAACCAGAGGCAGGGCCTACTACGAATTCAAGGAGGAGATCCAGTACAACAG GGCCAAATCCCCACCGCCTCAGCCTGAGAGTAATGGTGTTGATGCCGAGGAAGACGGAGGGCGGGTCAGACTAGACTCCT ACGGCGGTGACCTGCACTTTGAGGTGGGCCGGGACGGCTGCAGCGGCCAGCCAAGGTTCTGGGAGCGTTGCCCTCTCCTGTGGTCTGGATGCAGACTGACACACGGAACTCACCAGGGGAGGGTGGGCTTCGAGGCTATGTTTGAGAAAAAGCTGGTGTCTCCATCACTGGACTCTGAGGACCCTGAGCACCATGGTCTGAGACTGGGCTGGTCAGTGGAGCGTTGGAACTCCAACTTGATGCTCG GTGACGAGGACTTGTCTTACGGTTACGACGCTAGGGGCAGAAAAGTGACGGCTGGGAAAGAGGAGGAGTTTGGAGAGCCCTTTTCAGAGGGCGATGTCATTGGCTGTTATGCT TCTTTCTCTAAGGAGGAAGGAGTTGAGCTCTCCTTCCATAAGAACGGTCGCCTTATGGGAATGGCGTTCCACCTGAGTTCGGCTGCTCTCTGCGGTTCTGTGCTGTACCCCCACGTCCTCTGCAAAAACACCTCTATCACCCTCAACCTGGACCCCACGTCTCCCCCCTGGTACCCCAGCCCTGCAGGGtacacccccctctcctccctgcctgcTGGACAAAGGCTCAGTGCCCCAACCCCACCAACCTCCAAACTGCAGTGTGAG gtGTTGATGATGGTGGGTCTGCCAGGGGCAGGTAAGACCCACTGGGCCAGGGCTCACATGAAGCAATACCCAGAGAAGAGATACACCCTGCTGGGCACCGCAGGCCTCCTACCCTGCATGAAG GGGCAGGGTCGTAGAGAGAGCAGGCTGCAGCAGGCCTCTCAGTGTCTCAGTGAGCTGATCAAGGTGGCGGCTCAAACTCCACGCAACTACATCCTGGACCAG CCCAACGTCCACCCCTCAGCTCAGCGCCAGAGGCTGCTGTGGTTCGCGGGTTTCAGGCGGAGGGCGGTGGTGGTGTTCCCATCtaaagaggagtggaagaggcGTCTGCAGGagcaacaggaggaggagggggacaaGATCCCTGAAACGGATCTCCacaaggtcaaag TGAGCTGCACTCTGCCGGAGCAGGGAGACCTGCTGGAGAAGGTGCTGTTTGTGGAGCTAGCCAGAGAGGAAGCACAGGCTCTCTTGGAGGGGTACAAAAAAGAGTCAAAAAGCCTGCTCCCCCCTGTCCCCTCCGCCCCCAAACAACGGAAGAAACCCCGCGTCCGATACAATAACCCCCATAGCCTCGGACTTCAGTCTTATCACCTTAACAAGACCAGATTTGGAAGGATGGCCACGCAAGACTATAACCCCACTAAACCCCTCATCAAGGGCCGGATGGACAGGGGGTACAATCCAGTGGCGGCTGGTGACTTGAGAG GTTGGGACCGCACATGGTTCAACCAGGAGCAGCCATACCCATATGGTCATCAGCAGTACTGGACACCACAGCAGCTCAGATAT tGGAATCAGAGTTACCAAGACCAGGACTATTACAGCAACGAGAATCAGGTTTACCAAGACCAGGACTACTATGGTAACAGGAACTACACTTATGATAGTTACCGTTACCAGGGTTACTGTTAA
- the si:ch211-107m4.1 gene encoding heterogeneous nuclear ribonucleoprotein U-like protein 2 isoform X1, with protein MKLSEVKKLKVAKLRVMLKERALDIKGLKAELVGRLMSAFEAELQAPESSDLGQDKEVPGLGEESKPQDDDSPRASTVLAMEREVPLPGEEAKATGHDGDVACTASSEMMVRPRADCSPIGADTEAPAISAAKLDNTSTSQLEDVCVISTFTMSPCAKTTADKEGLMEQTSLNQQVEQQQHVTSMLVVGQSKEDHAGSAVQNRVEEEDSVSMVAQRGSSTASSLSLGSVASDQTNQDTVFHMDKDEENKAGGGGEKRGVKRPAQGERTRGRAYYEFKEEIQYNRAKSPPPQPESNGVDAEEDGGRVRLDSYGGDLHFEVGRDGCSGQPRFWERCPLLWSGCRLTHGTHQGRVGFEAMFEKKLVSPSLDSEDPEHHGLRLGWSVERWNSNLMLGDEDLSYGYDARGRKVTAGKEEEFGEPFSEGDVIGCYASFSKEEGVELSFHKNGRLMGMAFHLSSAALCGSVLYPHVLCKNTSITLNLDPTSPPWYPSPAGYTPLSSLPAGQRLSAPTPPTSKLQCEVLMMVGLPGAGKTHWARAHMKQYPEKRYTLLGTAGLLPCMKGQGRRESRLQQASQCLSELIKVAAQTPRNYILDQPNVHPSAQRQRLLWFAGFRRRAVVVFPSKEEWKRRLQEQQEEEGDKIPETDLHKVKVSCTLPEQGDLLEKVLFVELAREEAQALLEGYKKESKSLLPPVPSAPKQRKKPRVRYNNPHSLGLQSYHLNKTRFGRMATQDYNPTKPLIKGRMDRGYNPVAAGDLRGWDRTWFNQEQPYPYGHQQYWTPQQLRYWNQSYQDQDYYSNENQVYQDQDYYGSTS; from the exons ATGAAACTGTCAGAAGTCAAAAAACTAAAAGTGGCCAAACTACGAGTCATGCTCAAAGAGCGAGCACTGGACATCAAAGGACTGAAGGCAGAACTCGTTGGGCGTTTGATGTCCGCTTTCGAAGCTGAATTGCAAGCTCCAGAATCAAGCGATCTTGGACAAGACAAGGAAGTCCCTGGTCTTGGAGAAGAGTCGAAGCCACAAGATGACGATTCACCCAGAGCATCCACAGTGTTAGCGATGGAGAGAGAAGTCCCTCTACCGGGCGAGGAGGCGAAAGCCACTGGACACGATGGAGACGTTGCATGCACCGCAAGTTCAGAGATGATGGTGAGACCTAGAGCTGATTGTTCTCCTATCGGTGCAGACACCGAGGCACCTGCAATTTCAGCAGCCAAACTTGATAACACGTCAACAAGTCAGTTGGAAGACGTGTGTGTAATCAGCACTTTTACCATGAGCCCGTGTGCAAAAACCACGGCAGACAAAGAAGGGTTGATGGAGCAGACCTCGTTAAATCAACAAGTAGAGCAACAGCAACATGTCACAAGTATGTTGGTTGTTGGGCAGTCTAAAGAAGATCATGCAGGATCAGCTGTGCAGAACAGAGTTGAGGAGGAGGACAGTGTTTCCATGGTGGCCCAGAGAGGGAGCAGCACTGCATCCAGCCTCAGCCTGGGATCTGTGGCCAGTGACCAGACCAACCAGGACACCG TGTTTCACATGGACAAAGACGAGGAAAATAAGgctggaggtggaggggagaagcGTGGGGTAAAGAGGCCTGCTCAGGGTGAGAGAACCAGAGGCAGGGCCTACTACGAATTCAAGGAGGAGATCCAGTACAACAG GGCCAAATCCCCACCGCCTCAGCCTGAGAGTAATGGTGTTGATGCCGAGGAAGACGGAGGGCGGGTCAGACTAGACTCCT ACGGCGGTGACCTGCACTTTGAGGTGGGCCGGGACGGCTGCAGCGGCCAGCCAAGGTTCTGGGAGCGTTGCCCTCTCCTGTGGTCTGGATGCAGACTGACACACGGAACTCACCAGGGGAGGGTGGGCTTCGAGGCTATGTTTGAGAAAAAGCTGGTGTCTCCATCACTGGACTCTGAGGACCCTGAGCACCATGGTCTGAGACTGGGCTGGTCAGTGGAGCGTTGGAACTCCAACTTGATGCTCG GTGACGAGGACTTGTCTTACGGTTACGACGCTAGGGGCAGAAAAGTGACGGCTGGGAAAGAGGAGGAGTTTGGAGAGCCCTTTTCAGAGGGCGATGTCATTGGCTGTTATGCT TCTTTCTCTAAGGAGGAAGGAGTTGAGCTCTCCTTCCATAAGAACGGTCGCCTTATGGGAATGGCGTTCCACCTGAGTTCGGCTGCTCTCTGCGGTTCTGTGCTGTACCCCCACGTCCTCTGCAAAAACACCTCTATCACCCTCAACCTGGACCCCACGTCTCCCCCCTGGTACCCCAGCCCTGCAGGGtacacccccctctcctccctgcctgcTGGACAAAGGCTCAGTGCCCCAACCCCACCAACCTCCAAACTGCAGTGTGAG gtGTTGATGATGGTGGGTCTGCCAGGGGCAGGTAAGACCCACTGGGCCAGGGCTCACATGAAGCAATACCCAGAGAAGAGATACACCCTGCTGGGCACCGCAGGCCTCCTACCCTGCATGAAG GGGCAGGGTCGTAGAGAGAGCAGGCTGCAGCAGGCCTCTCAGTGTCTCAGTGAGCTGATCAAGGTGGCGGCTCAAACTCCACGCAACTACATCCTGGACCAG CCCAACGTCCACCCCTCAGCTCAGCGCCAGAGGCTGCTGTGGTTCGCGGGTTTCAGGCGGAGGGCGGTGGTGGTGTTCCCATCtaaagaggagtggaagaggcGTCTGCAGGagcaacaggaggaggagggggacaaGATCCCTGAAACGGATCTCCacaaggtcaaag TGAGCTGCACTCTGCCGGAGCAGGGAGACCTGCTGGAGAAGGTGCTGTTTGTGGAGCTAGCCAGAGAGGAAGCACAGGCTCTCTTGGAGGGGTACAAAAAAGAGTCAAAAAGCCTGCTCCCCCCTGTCCCCTCCGCCCCCAAACAACGGAAGAAACCCCGCGTCCGATACAATAACCCCCATAGCCTCGGACTTCAGTCTTATCACCTTAACAAGACCAGATTTGGAAGGATGGCCACGCAAGACTATAACCCCACTAAACCCCTCATCAAGGGCCGGATGGACAGGGGGTACAATCCAGTGGCGGCTGGTGACTTGAGAG GTTGGGACCGCACATGGTTCAACCAGGAGCAGCCATACCCATATGGTCATCAGCAGTACTGGACACCACAGCAGCTCAGATAT tGGAATCAGAGTTACCAAGACCAGGACTATTACAGCAACGAGAATCAGGTTTACCAAGACCAGGACTACTATG GCAGCACTAGTTGA